DNA sequence from the Calonectris borealis chromosome 23, bCalBor7.hap1.2, whole genome shotgun sequence genome:
CATCTTCCCTGAGCCTTGCTAAACCCTTTCCAGAAGACTGCAGAGTGGAAACCTAGCACTGGCATCTCCACTGCATAGAACTACTCTGGTAACTCAGAGTTCCCAAAGTACCTGGAAGGTACCAGTGCAGGACCTCAAGTGCTTTCCTGGGGTGCTGCAGTGACAGGAggcttttcttttaaggaaattcGCACCTGGGATCCAACTTTGATTTCTGATACCTGGATAATTAAGTTGCCAAATCCAGATAGGTCCAagttttttctctgtgttgtaTTTTGCCTCCCGTGAATCGCCTTTGGTCTTCTTGGTGGCTCACCATACAACAGGACTGACTCCTTTCTCCCCTGGGCACGACTGTCCCTCGGCACTTCAGGCTGGCAGAGGGATGCTGTGAGGACTGAATCCCTCTTTATGGAATGCTGGAAGCCAATGGTCACTTTGTGTGCCCAGCCCACACATGAACAGTGAGAAAGGGTCAACCAGCCATCCTGGAGCTTCCTCCCTCCGTTGTCTGTCCGAGATGCGCCTTATGGCTCAGGGGtatgcagggctgttggtgcagTCACATTAGAGAGGTTGTGTTCAAAATAGTTGTTGCCAACTTCAGTTGCACCCCAGAGCTGGTTATGTTCTCTTTTTGTCTGCCCCACTCCATCCGCAGCCTCTGGATCTAAATGACCTACAGACCTAGACTCATCGTGCTGTggagcctggagaggagaaggctcaggggggatcttatcaatgtatataattACATGAAGGGAGGGTATaaagaaggcagagccaggctctttgctCTGGTGCCCAGTGGcgggaccagaggcaatgggcacaaactgaaacacaggaggttctgtttGAACATCGGGAAACATTTTTTCAccgtgagggtgactgagcactgggaCATGTTGCTGAGAGAGGTTGCGGTCTCCCTCCTTGGTGATATTTAAATGCCGCCTGAACGTGGTCCTGGGCTgccggctctgggtggccctgcctgagcagggggttggaccagatgacctccagaggtcctttccaacctcaaccattctgtgagtctgtgattTTATGGAAGCTACAGGGCAGAAACAGGGACTTCACCTCTGAGTCTGGACTCTGAAATCACTGGGCTTTCCCCTGCATGTGGAAAGGGAGTTGCAAACCCAAAGGAGTGTCAGGCCCTTACTGCTGCCCCCAAGGTGCCGTTCAGTGGTGACCAAAGGAAGGTAGGAGAGCTGGAGGAGATCCCACTGCAGTGCGCAGAGTCAGCCTGCACCGAGGAGAGGGACAAGGAGGAGGTGACTGTGTCCCTTCCCTCAGTGCCCTGCAAGCAGAGAACGAGAGCTGTGAAGAAAGCAGACTGCGTGGCAGGGAAAGCCTCTTGTGAAGCCCGTGAGGGGGTGCCGTGTCCCgtgttgctgcggtgctggccgTGCTGCACGTCTGTGCGTGCACAGATGCGAGTGCCACAGGCGCATCCCTGCTCCTCGCTACTGGGGGAAGTTTGGCAGTGGGAGGAGCGTACTCCAGGACTTTCTTCTGGGCTGAGCCCCTCCGTGAAAACCACCTCATGTGTGGAGAGGGTCTGCACTCACTTCCTAGGAATGGGTCTGTCCTTGATGTGTCTGGGAAGTTTTGCTTCTCTCAACCCCAGAGGCGGCTATGTGATAGTGATGCTCTGCATGGGGAGGCTTCAGACAGCCCTGTGGCTTGTGACACAACGATGCGGAGGAGATACATGCCAGCTCCTGCCGAGGCACCCAAGTTCTTGATCATTTCAAGGAGTCTAGGTTTCTGGAGGTGTTTGTGGGCTCAGCCCTTAGGCTGTTTCTGTACTGCAAGAAGCAAAAGGGAATAAGTGAAGGACCTGCCAGGTATCGCTGGCAGTGCCTGGGGAAGCACGGCACACGGGAGGTATGTGCGAGGCTTGCCTTTTccccttctgcaaagctgctgggCTGCGTTCCTGAAATTAATGGGAGCCCTCCCATTCATGAAGAAGAGCTCCCTTTTTGGGAGCCCTCCCTTACACTCCCTCTGCTCCCTAGATTTTCCCTAGCCAAATGAGGGAAAAAGATCCCTGGTTACAAACCAAGCAGCAGAAGGAGGCATGAGCAGGGCCTGCCCTGAGCCGCTGAGGTCACTTGGAGCTGCCGTCCGAGCTGGCCTGGGTGcatctcctttctgctgctgccccagTCTGGTCCCTAGTACTGGGGCCTTTGCTGAATGGGGAGCAGTTCTAGGCAGCAGGAGCGTGGCTAGGTGGGCTTCCCGTCCGCACAGCCTTTTCCAACCCCCCCATGCCACGGCACCAGGTTGTACACCAGCCCTACGTGCCTGGATCTGCCGGGAGCTGGTGCCGCTGGAGCAGGTGGCCTCCATTAAGTCATTGCTGAGATTAGGGCTGTTTTCAGTAGGTTCCTTTGAGTGGAGGTTTGTTTGTGTAAATATTTGGACGTTTCTCAGACATGATTATTGAGCAACCTGCACCTCATGCATATTCAGAGGCCTCCAGCGATTGCCTCCTCTCCTGCatgtgggagcagggctgggtccatgggtgtgggggggacgTGAGTGTCGGTGATGCTGGTGGGGGTGGCGGTGGGCAATGCTGGGGAGAGCCCATGCAACTGTGCCCTGGCCTTGAGCTGGGAGCGCTGGTGATGCGTCTGTGCTGCAGTGTTGTGGTGGGCTGATGCACGTAACCTTAGCAGTGCTAAGGCACGTGGGGCGGCTGAGCGCACCTCACCGGGGCTGGCCGGCCATCCCCGGGCTCCCTGGCCGCGGTGACAGCACCTGCCCAAGCCGTGCCTGCCTCCAAACCAGGCAGTGGGGGGAGGCGGGATGGCTAAGCACAGAGCCTGGGCAGCCTCGCGgctcctggctgctctcagggaAGGTTAAGAGCCGTTTAAAGCAGATGCAGGGGCTCCAGAGCAGCTTGCTTCCAGCTTTGCCTCCTGCATCTCCTGTCACCTGGGATCCTCCGATCCCACATGCCCAGCTCACCAGTCACAGCCCCCACAGACCTGCCTTATTTTTTCTACTCTACAACTCCCTGACTCCATCCCTgccattttcctgcttttcccaAGTTAACCAGGGTCTTTCAAGCAGTTCAGTGTCGTCCCAAGCTTGGTCTCCAGCATCTCATGGCACAAATGAACCCAATCGCCCTTTCGGCACGGGGCCAGGCTCTCCAGAACCCCTGAGAGAGACGTAAGCCTCTGGAAGCTCCGGAGTCCATGCTCTCCCGCCAAGGAGAGCGGCAGCCTGTGGCACAGCAGCCCTCCCCGCTGCGCCTGTCGGCGGGCAGGGCATCGGCCGCACTTCTGCGCTGGGCTGTCTGGGGACAGCAGGAAGCCGACGGCTTTCTTCGGAGACTGGCCACAACGCAAGGTCAGGCCAGGTCTCCGGCCGTGTCCCCAGCAAGGGGTGAATGGGGGACGGGATGGGAGGCAGGCTGCAGGTGCTGGCAGGTCCTGCACCCAGCAGGGTCGGGCTGGGAGACCTTCCCGAGCCAGGGTGCTCGAGGGAGCTGTGGGATTCAGCTGCAGCTGCCGTTTACCCCGGGCGGCATTCGGGGCACTAAGGGGGGGCTTGCTGGCTGCTCCTGTGCTGAGAGAGATTTCTTGCGGTCTGCTATGGGCAGTAATTGCTGCCTGTTCCTTGAGGAGGgtgggggagaccccccccaTCCCGAACCACCCCAGTCACGCAGTAAGAGAACCTGAGACGGGATTTGCACAGGATTGCACGACTTTTCCAGGAGTGATAGGCTGCAGGGTCTCTGCCATCTGCTGTCTGAGGATGAATTCAAGGCTTTCAAGTACTTCCTCCATGGCTGTAAACATGCTCTGCTCTAATATGCGAAAGATGCGATTCTCATTTGACTCTGAGAGACGGGACAGTAAGCAAACCGCACAGCTCCGGGGCAGTGCCTGGAGCTGCGAGCCCCggcagtgctgcagagcagaggactTTCACCCCGGTGAGGCGGCGCGTTCCGGCCGCGCTTGCagggcacggggctgctctcAGACCGCCTGTGCTCGCAGGAGCGAAGTGTTCCTGACCTCGGCCCGCCAGCACGAGCGCAGGAGTGCCCTTAGGTCTCTGGGGGTGAGCACTCCAACCTCACGCTGTCCTTAATATTATCTTCCATTTTATAGATGACAAACTTGGGCACAGAGAGCCTGTCTCAGGAATGCGACAGGTGTTCCAGGCACGGGTTCAGGTTTCTCTACTCTTCTGCCTCGCGCTCTGCCAATGCCTCTGCTGACATAAGCACAAAAAGCCAAGCCAGCGCTTCTGCTCCCAGGGATGTAGAAACTCAAAGGAATGGTGTTAAACCAGAGCGGGCGCTGGATGGAAAACCTACCCTGCTCTTCTCCACTGATGCTTTTCCCTGTTTCTGTTCCCTGCAACAGGCATCATGTCCATTATGTCATTCCATATGACGGGGATCAGTCAGTGGTGGACTCCTCGGAGAATTACTTTGTGACTGACAATGTAACCAAGCAAGAGATTGATCTGATGCTGGGACTTTTGCTGGGCTTTTGTATAAGCTGGTTTCTGGTGTGGATGGATGGGGTTCTCCATTATGCAGTGCGAGCCTGGAGAACTAGCCGACGGTATGGTAAGTGCAGCCTGCCGggctcccttctctctcctcggTCCCTTGCCCTGTCCTCCGAGGCTGGTGGAGAGGGTCAAGAGTCTTGCAGCGTTTGTTCCCTGCGGATTTGGCACAGGCCTGACCAGCCATATCCCCGTGCCCAGCAGGAATGTTTAGGTGGAAATAGCCAGCCGAGGATCCCAGGCTGGAGGGCTCTGCTTTGGAAAGTGCAAAGTGTGTGTTGGTGCAAAGGGTGTTTGATGGAAAGCAACGCGTTTGCCCGTAGGCAGGCTGGCAGATGGTGGTTGTATGTCTGCACATGTGGGCAGAATATTTTCAGGCCAGACAAAACTTCCCTGAAATCTGGATTTTTCTGTGCATATAATTTGCAGCCAGGCACATGCTTACGGAGTGCAGCCTCTTGTTGTTTGTATAAACTTGTGACAATGTGATGACAATGACAGAcacttctgtgttctgtcagggaCGCATCAGCTGAGGTTTCCCCAACCTCATTGCTGTTCCAGatgtgccaattttttttttcggTAGTGGCATCAGCCCCACAGGGAAAGGTGTTAGCCGTACTAGTTAGTCTTCGGATAGTCTTTGGCCCATTAGCTTGGCATCCTGAACTGACATCCTGAGAACGCCCATCAGACGCTCCTTCAGAGGCcctctctgcccctctgctctctcAGCACGGACAGCCCATGGACTTTAAttgttggaggggaaaaaagacaaactaTTAAAATAGTGAATGACTTGACATTCCGTAACAGTGTGCCTACAAATCTGTCTCTAACTCTGACTGATGGTGTCTGTTAAATTACAACTCAGAGGACAAGGAGAGTGAGCAAGAGAAAGATTTATCTTAAACCTGTAAGAAATTCTAATTAGGGAAGTGGACTATCTCTTTCTAAAAACTCAGATCAAAATGATATTAATTTCTCATTAGTCTTCCCAAATCCCCAGCAGCCTGCTTGAGCAGTTGCTGAATCAGGACTCTCTTGAGGCTGTGTTGCTGTCACTGCCCAAGCAGAAGGCTAATTGTCAGCATTTCCAGTGACATCTGAGGTACGGAGCCAATCTTGAGGCCGTGACGCCTGGTTTTGATCAGACGACCTGTGGCTGTGACCTCATCAGCGCTCATGAAGTCAGCAGGGCTGGCAAGAGCTGTCCTGGGGTGAGATGCTATAGTGAGAACAGCAATATTGTTCTTCAGAGCTGTTGCCTTCCGTTACGGAGCGGTGAGCTACAGACGTGGTATCGCCATCTAACCTACCTTCGTGTGAATGGATACcgcacagatttttatttttagcaattaaGGGTAATGCTAGTAATTAATTTAGTATTTAAGCTGAACgacctgttttctttcatttttttttccctgtgcaggcATATTCTAAGGCTTTAAGAAGGGGTTGGCCAATGGTGCAATAcaccttttcagaaaatgaatgcaGTATTACTTTGCACCCAGCTTTTCCTTCCCTTAGCAACCCCATTGGCGGTGCCCCTTCCATGGTGCAGAAGGCTGACAGCCCCTCTGGCCTGAGACGTTGTCTCTTAGAGCCATCCTATAGTGGTGGTGTTTGCACCAGCCACCCGGGACCAGTCTGCTCTTAAACCAGGCCGGGCAGTCCACAGCTGTGTGCTTGCACCGTCCCCGGCTTCCTAACAACCCCCTGTCCTCACAAGCAAACGTGTGGTAGAAGGGACCTGGAAGCCCTCCTCATCTAACCCGTAGGTGAGGTTTCCAGTGAACGCCGCGCAATGGGACATGACGTCTCTTTCCAGTAAAGGTTTTTACACGCCTTGAACCGTTCTGTCCAAAGAGAAACCAGTGCGCTCCTGTGCTATGCTGAGTGCATTTCACTAAAGACAGGCTGAAGAATCACTGGGGGATTTGGAGCAAAATAATGAACCTAATGATTTTAGGTATTTCCTATTCATTCAAAGCAACTATGTAAATCTAGTCATTTTAAAGGCAGTAGGCAGAAAGAATACCTATTTCTGTGTTGAATGAGTACCTAAGCTAAAATTTCCTTCTAAAGAAAGAAACGGTGCCTGTGACTATGAGAGACAGGGGTAGGGGTAACACAAAATTCCGTGCTGGTACGGAACGTAGAGCCCTCTCTGAAACACGCGTACCACTTAGCAATGGCTCAATGTCACATTGTGGCCTGATCAGCTTAAATTTTAGTCTATTGGAATAACCCGTAGCTCCTTCCTGAGGGAAGAGatttcttaaaatagaaaatattctataGAAACTCAGACAACAGATTGCTCTTCACAGTAGCTGCGGAGCTGGTCAGAGCAGTCTCACACCACCCCATGCTATTTGCAGCAGTTCAAGTTTATGCACTCTCTTGTTCTCTGGGACTTTCAAATTCTCCTTCGTGGGGCTGGGCTGTGTGTATTTCTGGGTGGGACGGCCCCAAGCGCTCACAAAACCGAATGGCAGCTGAAACATTGCCACAGGGCAAGGGTCAACGGCTGAGAGCTGAAACACCGCGTTAAAAAATGACGCTGGCCAGCCTGCACTGGCTGTGGGGCAGAAAGCGCCTCGTGCTGATGTTGCGTGAAATTGCCCAATGTTTCAGAAGACAGGAGAAAAGAGCCGGGACCGAGCAGGGATGATACCTATGCGGCAGCGGTGTGCTGCTGTTTCCCTGGCAGCTTGGTCCccagagcagctccctgctggCTACTGAGATCAGCAGAGATCAGTACGAGGTTTCTGCCTTCGCTGAATCTTGCCCGTACCGTTAGCCCGCCGTCCGGAGCGCCAGTAAGGCGCGAGGAGGGCTGGAGGATAGGGCTCATCACAAGGAGTTGGTTCCTACCAGGGGCAGAAAGCTGAGGTTGCCCCTTCTAACCCCCACCCTCGCTGCCATGGTGGGCCAGCGCAGGTCCACAGCAGGCACCGGCAGGGCGTGTCCTGGGCTGCTCAGGGCCACGGCCGAGGGGTGGGTATCCGCCGACTGCCTTCAGGGCACAGGCTGCGGCACGTCTGGGAGAGGAGCGGGCGGTGCTGTGGCTACAGCCGAGGCGTGAAGTTGGCTGGGGAACAAGCGTGGTCTGAAGGGAAGCCCCAGGGGTGGCCTGGCCAAGGCCATTAGTGCCCCATTTCTGTGGGGCAGGCCAGGAACAGGGCCAGGCAAGGCAGGAGAACATGGGTCTCACCATTCCTATGATCTctcatcttccttctcctttctgccTTCCAGACAATTCCTGGTCTTGGATTCCAAAATTTTGTAACTTAAAGGAGTTCAGAAAACGTCATCACAGGCAGTACGAGGAGGCGACTGGGAACATGGTGCACATCAAACAGAAGCTGTACCATAACGGGCACCCTAGCCCACGGCACCTCTGAGGAATGCCTTCCCCTCCAGAGACTGCAGTGAGGTTTTAAAAAGGACTTTGCTCTTCTTCCAGGGGAACGGCGACTAGTTTGCTCCTCTATGGAAGCCAGCCGAGGACACAATTTTACTTCTCCATCCTGTGTGTCCCTGTGGCACGCCACGATGCACAACTAAGCCAGTCCTGGATGCTACGCAGCCAAGACATTGCACTGTGTTCCACATTTTATTGTCAGActtgtgtatatatgtaaaaagcagacaaacaaaaccaaacaaaaacgaGAAAAGAGATTTGCATTATACTTTCAACCCCCTTTTCCTGGCATTCACGGCTGTCCTGCACATCCAGCTACCCTACGGGGAATGTTGGCCAAGGGTATGGAGGTGGGACAACATGACGAAGATGCGGAGTTTCTCATCCAAGAGCTCAAGTCCCCCGTTTCTTTGGTCCTTTGGCTTGGTTTTGCTCTGCTCTGTTCCTTCCGTTGCTAGAATGGCTTGGCTGGTCACAGGTTTGGATGGGGACTGCTGCCAGCTGGTTGTGAAGGCACAGTGTCCCTTTTGCTTCGGTTCATGTTTTGGGGAGTTGCTGTGGGGGAAGGAAGTCCTGGGAATATATAACTGAGTTGTTGTTTGCATTGCTGAAACCTGCCTTAAGCAATCCAAGAAATCCCAGTACCAGGGGAACAGTACTGTGAGGTGTCAGGGCTGGGGCCGCCTGGTTTACACCACTTTTATGTTGGTGGCACCTTGCTGATGTCAGTGCTGTTATTCTTCACCAATGCTAGCGAGGAGTTGCTCCTGATATGCGGGGAGAAGTGTATGGAGTTGAATGGTGTTAGATCTGACTTGCACCCTGATCATACCCCTCTGCTGCATAAAGACCACCCACCCCTGGGAGGAAaggagctgctctgcccctctTCTGAGAGGGTGAGCCCCAGGCCCTGGTTAATACCGCCCTCGAAACACGGACAGTGCAGAGAGAGGGTCCTGGTAATGGTCTGGCTCTTCCTGCCCATGAACAGCCACCTCTCTTCTGTGACTGCTCCGAGCTGAAATAGCACctcagcagcaggctgggcttGGCTTGAGGAACACAGGGAGACGTGGGCCTGAAGCCAAGCTCAGAGTCAAATGTCCCAATAATGGGTTGAGTCAAAGCACGAGGATGCTCTAACGTGGTTTTGCCTTTGCTTCCCCTGGTCGCAGCTTAGGTGTGGGTTTCAAGGGAGCTATCAAGTGTCTGAAACCAACCTCCACATCCAGAGACCTCCTTCACTTCCAGTCGGAGTTGCCTGAAGGAGGTGGTAAAGCCTGTATGCACCTAGACAGCGCAGCGGTATCCGATTCCTGCGGCAGTCATGTTCTGCTGGGGAGAGAAGCAAATGCACCCCGATTGCATTGCTTTTGCACGCGCTGGGCGGCAGCCAGCAGTAGCCCTGCTGGCTGCGGTGGGAAGAGAGAGATTTTCATTGAGAGGAGTACGGGAGGGAGAGACTAGCCCCAAGGATTTAAGGTGGTAGCCCTGAATCCCAATCATGTCTCCTTCATTCATCATTTTGTATTGAGTGGGCTTGTGCTTAAATGGGGAAAACACCAAGAACAAAAGGATGATGCACACCATCAgaaactgctgttttcttctgggaTTCCTTGACTGTCAGTGGCCTCCTATTGTTTGACTGCAATGTCCGTGAGGGGAAAAGGACACCATGGCTCCCTgctcttttcctccctgcttcAGCTTCTGTGTCTtggttttctttcattgtttcctatGCCCAGGATCAGTTCAGTTCTTTACAAGCCCCAAAGCTGGCCAAGAGCCAACCATACCTGTTTCTCTGCCATTCCCACCTTTGCTATTCCCTAGTGCCTCTTGTCTTGGAGCCCCAGTTTCTGTCTGGGCCTAAATAACTGCCCGGTCTATACTTAggtctgtctgcctgtctgtctgtcattCAGGACTTCCTATGGTTGTAACGTCTGCAGTTAGTACCTAAAGAATGACTGGTCCTCGAGCAGCTCCTTCCCAAGACACACGGCTTTGCCACCTCCCCCACCGTCTGAGCTTTGTGCATTTGACCGTATGGGCTCACCCTCAAGTGGCGTAAGAGGCTCACTTCCATGGGCTGGTACTGCTCCAGCGCCAGACGAGATCTGGCCAAACTGTTCTGTTCGCCCTCCTTGATGGCCCACGCTTCACGGACAGCGAAGAATAGGTCCTGTTTTATAATAGCAGGTACATGTCACGGACATGTCTTCAGGTGGGACAACGTTCTGTGGGGGAGAAAATTCCATCATGATAAGGACAAATACTGAGTCTCTGGAACtagttatggggaaaaaaagcactttaaataATCTTTCCACTTGGAGCCTCTCACAAGAGAGACCGAAGGCAGTGACCTAAACTCAGACTGAATTGAAAGTCTGGTTCTGCCCTGCTCTAGCAACTGACCTTAGTCGAAAATCATTAAATATGGAACTTACAACTGGAAAGAGGGAGGTGATGGCTCACACTGATTAAGTCTGATCCACACCAGAATTTCAGAAGAATATGAGGCTctggaagaggggggaaaaaaaatcctacatggTACATATTCCCATTAAGAACagacttttttaaaatctgctgtgtctgcagctaTTACCTTGTGAGCGTATCTCTTGTTTACACTTAGTCAAAAAATAGACCAAAAAATACTCTTAGTGCAATTAAATTTACTGGGAGTCATTCACTGGTCTTAAATCCAAGGAAACCAGAAATACCCTTCCAGAGCAAGGTTTGTCCCAGCACACACTAAATTGGGATTGATCCTGGGGAACTGACCAGGCCTTTGATTCTCACCCTTAATAAATAAAGGGCAAATTTCCTTCCCGTGCAGCAAGGCCAGGTCCTATTCCTGACCCAAGGGCTCTGGTGCATCTGCTGTGCAGGGGTGATCTCAAACAGCCAGCTTAATCGAGACACAAGGTCCGATTCCTGGTGTGAGGTGCCTTTTTCCTCTGAGTTTAGGAAGCTGCGGTAGCTTTGACCCTAGGAAACAGAGATCAGCACGTTGCTAACCCTCCACACCAGGTACGGCTGCAGCGGTGAGAACCCCCGGCACGGGAGCAGCCCAGGTCCCACGCGCCACTTAACCCCGGCGATGTGCGCAGGATGACTGTTCCTCCCAACAGCCAAGCGTCTGCCGAGTCTCCTCTTTGGGGAACGAGACGACAAGCCCCCCGAGAGAAGCAGAAGGTAAAAGAGGCAGCCGTGTTTTGAGCGTTGCGGATGCCCGGTGCCAGCGTTGTATGGCCCCAAGCAGCACCCGCTCTCTCTCTGCTTGGCATCAGCACCCTTGTCCCTGCCCCGTCCCCTCAGCCGATTCTGCTCGAGGTGTGAGCCTTACCAACGATGTCTGACTTTCCGGTCTCTTGTTCCTCTGTCCAAGTGAGGTTGCTACTGTCGCCCGCGGCTCCGTTGTCTGTAAAGTCTGCCGTTGCACTGTCTTCTGCTCCTGTGCATGTGTTCGTTCTGCTTTTGTCTGGTTGTGGGGGTGTTTTCTCCTTGTTTAATTGTCTGAGATGTACTAGTGTTGACTTGTTTGTTGTTCTCTTGCCTCTGATCCAgtcttcacacacaaaaaaaccaaactgcagagcgaaacaacaacaacaaaccccaaacccagcaaCAACCCCAATCAAAAAGGGTTCAGTTGGTGACTTTGGCATCAGGGAGGTGACACAACAAGGTCAGGGCTAGGCAAGACACTGGTCAGAACCTGTGGAAGAGAAAACACGGGGTTGCAAGGCTTCCAGCTGTGTCTGTAACGGCAGCTCTGTAGGGACAAAG
Encoded proteins:
- the TMEM240 gene encoding transmembrane protein 240, whose protein sequence is MSMNANTMIFMILGASIVMAIACLMDMNALLDRFHNYILPHLRGEDRVCHCNCGRHHVHYVIPYDGDQSVVDSSENYFVTDNVTKQEIDLMLGLLLGFCISWFLVWMDGVLHYAVRAWRTSRRYDNSWSWIPKFCNLKEFRKRHHRQYEEATGNMVHIKQKLYHNGHPSPRHL